The Scyliorhinus canicula chromosome 13, sScyCan1.1, whole genome shotgun sequence genome contains a region encoding:
- the LOC119975762 gene encoding zinc finger protein 2 homolog — translation MGKKPYKCDMCSWTFALSSELVNHLRMHTGERPFKCEVCEKGFSHSSSLVKHRHVHTGERLFKCKVCEKAFAQASTLLQHWRIHTGEKPFKCKICDKAFTKQLHLVEHRRTHTEKKAFKCDACSKAFVTLTRLLEHKCICKSGKLFRCEVCNKDFCSSAYLVVHQRIHTGERPFSCEVCNRGFCNLSYLRKHQRNHKDERPFRCEVCNKDFCSSSYLRIHQRSHTDDRPFRCDTCDKDFCSSSYLVVHQRIHTGERPFRCEVCDKAFLSSSYFLRHQCIPTGDKPFKCEFCNKGFTQLPELLKHQHTHTGDRRFQCDFCQNCFTYSSSLEIHRHIHTG, via the coding sequence ATGGGCAAGAAACCTTACAAGTGTGACATGTGCAGTTGGACATTTGCACTGTCATCAGAGCTTGTGAACCATCTACGTATGCACACAGGTGAGAGGCCATTCAAATGTGAGGTGTGTGAGAAGGGTTTCAGTCATTCATCAAGTCTCGTGAAACACCGGCACGTTCACACAGGTGAAAGGCTATTCAAATGCAAAGTATGTGAAAAGGCCTTTGCCCAAGCATCGACCCTCCTACAACATTGGCGTATTCATACAGGTGAGAAACCATTCAAATGCAAGATTTGCGACAAAGCTTTCACGAAGCAGTTGCATCTAGTAGAACACCGGCGCACCCACACAGAGAAGAAAGCCTTCAAATGTGATGCCTGTAGCAAAGCTTTTGTAACATTAACACGCCTCCTGGAACATAAATGCATTTGTAAAagtgggaaattgttcaggtgtgaGGTTTGCAACAAAGACTTCTGCAGCTCCGCTTACCTTGTTGTACACCAACGTATCCACACCGGTGAGAGACCATTCAGTTGTGAGGTTTGCAACAGAGGTTTCTGCAATTTATCATACCTCCGAAAGCATCAGCGTAACCACAAGGatgagagaccattcaggtgTGAGGTCTGTAACAAAGACTTCTGCAGTTCATCATACCTCAGAATACACCAGCGCAGCCACACAGATGACCGACCGTTCAGATGTGacacttgtgacaaagatttctGTAGCTCATCATACCTTGTGGTACATCAGCGTatccacacaggggagaggccattcaggtgTGAGGTTTGCGACAAAGCTTTCCTGAGCTCCTCATATTTCCTAAGGCACCAGTGCATCCCCACAGGTGATAAACCATTCAAATGTGAATTTTGCAACAAAGGTTTCACCCAATTGCCAGAGCTTCTAAAACACCAGCACACCCACACAGGTGATAGGCGTTTCCAATGTGACTTCTGCCAGAACTGCTTCACCTACTCCTCCTCTCTAGAAATACATAGACACATTCACACAGGATAG